The following are from one region of the Salvia hispanica cultivar TCC Black 2014 chromosome 1, UniMelb_Shisp_WGS_1.0, whole genome shotgun sequence genome:
- the LOC125201272 gene encoding FACT complex subunit SPT16-like has protein sequence MADNRNVNNVTVRASTSSPFTINIENFSKRIKLLYSHWKQFKNDLWGGAEVFSIATPPRSEDLRYLKSSALNMWLVGYEFPDTIMVFMKKQIHFLCSQKKVSLLQSVKKPAEDALGVEVIMHVKGRNDDGSALMDDIFEAVGAESRLDGYDNPIFGHISRETPEGIFLEVWEEKLKNTNYQLTDVTNGFSDLFAVKDSLEITNVKKAAYLTSSVLKYFVVPKLEQIIDEEKTVTHTSLTDDTEKVITEPARIKVKLKADNVDICYPPIFQSGGQFDLKPSATSNDDYLFYDNTAVIICAMGSRYSNYCSNVARTYLINANSLQSKAYEVLLKAHIAAIAALKPGNKAVDVYIAAVTVVKNEGPEFAPHLTKSAGTGIGLEFRESSLSLNGKNDKILKTGMIFNVSLGFQNLQIETNNPKTQKFSLLLADTVVIGETTSEVVTSTCSKAVTDVNYSFNDDEEEPQKTKSKPRAADSLPSKATLRSVNHEVSKEELRRQHQAALAQRKNEETARRLAGGGSEGSNRGPLKPSGELIAYKNVNDLPLPRDFMIQVDQKHEAILIPIYGKMVPFHIATVKSVSSQQDTSRTCYIRVIFNVPGAPFAQSDPNLQKFHDSIYVKEVSFHSKDPRHISEVVQAIKTLRRQVASRESEKAERATLVTQEKLQVAGAKFKPIRLSDLWIRPVFGGRGRKLSGTLEAHANGFRYATSRHDERVDIMFGNIKHAFFQPAEKEMITLLHFHLHNHIMVGNKKTKDVQFYVEVMDVVQTIGGGKRSAYDPDEIEEEQRERDRKNKISLDFQNFVNRVNDLWGQSQFKSFDLEFDQPLRELGFHGVPHKSSAFIVPTSTCLVELIELPFVVITLGEIEIVNLERVGLGQKNFDMTIVFKDFKRDVMRIDSIPTSSLDGIKEWLDTTDIKYYESRLNLNWRQILKTITDNPEQFIEDGGWEFLNLEASDSDSDNSQESDQGYVPSDVQSDSVSEEEDDDSESLVESEEGEEDDSDEESEEDKGKTWEELEREASNADKEKGNESDSEEDRKRRKMKAFGKSRPPARRPGGGGSLPKKSRFR, from the coding sequence ATGGCTGATAATCGCAATGTTAATAATGTCACGGTGCGAGCAAGTACATCCAGTCCCTTcacaattaatattgaaaactTCAGCAAACGGATAAAGTTGTTGTACTCCCACTGGAAACAGTTCAAGAATGATCTATGGGGTGGCGCGGAGGTTTTCTCCATAGCTACTCCTCCTCGTTCAGAGGACCTCCGTTACCTAAAATCCTCTGCGTTGAATATGTGGTTGGTCGGTTATGAGTTCCCAGACACAATCATGGTTTTCATGAAGAAACAGATCCATTTTCTGTGTAGCCAAAAGAAAGTATCATTACTTCAATCTGTGAAAAAACCTGCTGAGGATGCTTTGGGTGTAGAAGTCATAATGCATGTGAAGGGAAGAAATGATGATGGGTCTGCATTAATGGATGATATATTTGAAGCTGTTGGTGCAGAGTCACGGTTGGATGGCTATGACAACCCTATTTTTGGGCATATTTCCAGAGAAACTCCAGAAGGGATTTTCCTAGAGGTGTGGGAGGAGAAGTTGAAGAATACTAATTATCAACTCACTGATGTAACTAATGGGTTCTCGGACCTGTTTGCTGTGAAAGATTCTCTTGAGATTACAAATGTGAAGAAGGCTGCTTACCTGACTTCCTCTGTCCTGAAATATTTTGTCGTCCCGAAACTAGAGCAGATCATTGACGAGGAGAAGACAGTCACTCATACTTCCTTAACTGATGATACTGAAAAAGTCATAACTGAACCTGCAAGGATAAAGGTGAAGCTGAAAGCTGACAATGTTGATATCTGCTACCCACCAATTTTTCAGAGCGGAGGACAGTTTGATCTGAAACCAAGTGCAACAAGCAATGATGACTATCTATTCTATGATAATACAGCTGTTATCATATGTGCAATGGGGTCTCGTTACAGTAATTATTGCTCAAATGTGGCTAGGACTTACCTAATTAATGCCAACTCGCTGCAGAGCAAGGCATATGAGGTCCTCCTGAAGGCCCACATTGCAGCAATAGCTGCTTTAAAGCCTGGAAATAAGGCTGTAGATGTCTATATAGCAGCTGTTACTGTTGTGAAAAATGAGGGGCCTGAATTTGCTCCCCACTTGACAAAATCTGCAGGAACTGGAATAGGTCTCGAGTTTCGTGAGTCAAGCCTCAGTTTAAACGGAAAAAATGACAAGATACTTAAAACTGGCATGATCTTCAATGTATCTTTAGGTTTTCAGAATTTGCAAATAGAGACCAACAATCCAAAAACACagaaattttctttattacttGCAGACACAGTTGTCATTGGTGAAACTACCTCAGAAGTGGTAACCTCCACATGTTCGAAAGCAGTGACAGATGTGAATTATTCATtcaatgatgatgaagaagagcCCCAAAAAACCAAATCCAAGCCTAGAGCTGCTGACTCACTCCCATCCAAGGCAACACTAAGATCAGTTAACCATGAGGTATCGAAGGAGGAGTTAAGGAGGCAGCATCAGGCAGCACTGGCTCAACGGAAAAATGAAGAGACAGCAAGGAGGCTTGCTGGTGGTGGCTCTGAAGGGTCAAATCGTGGTCCCCTGAAACCATCAGGTGAGCTGATTGCATATAAGAATGTCAACGATCTACCTCTGCCAAGAGACTTCATGATTCAGGTAGACCAGAAACATGAGGCCATCCTCATACCCATCTATGGCAAGATGGTGCCTTTCCATATTGCTACTGTGAAGAGTGTTTCCAGTCAACAGGACACTAGTCGTACGTGCTACATTCGAGTAATCTTTAATGTACCTGGTGCTCCCTTTGCTCAAAGTGACCCCAACTTACAGAAGTTCCACGATTCAATTTATGTTAAAGAAGTATCATTTCACTCCAAGGATCCAAGGCATATTAGTGAAGTTGTTCAAGCTATCAAGACCCTCCGCAGGCAGGTTGCATCCCGCGAATCAGAGAAGGCTGAGAGAGCAACATTAGTCACACAAGAGAAACTCCAGGTTGCTGGAGCAAAATTCAAGCCAATTAGGTTATCTGACTTGTGGATCCGTCCCGTTTTTGGTGGTCGTGGAAGAAAGCTTAGTGGTACCTTAGAAGCACATGCAAATGGATTTCGTTATGCAACATCAAGACATGATGAACGGGTGGATATCATGTTTGGTAATATTAAACATGCATTCTTCCAGCCAgctgaaaaagaaatgataaCTCTCTTGCATTTCCATCTGCACAACCACATAATGGTGggaaacaagaaaacaaaagatgTTCAATTTTATGTTGAGGTCATGGATGTTGTACAGACAATTGGAGGTGGAAAAAGATCTGCATATGACCCTGATGAGATTGAGGAGGAGCAGCGAGAGAGGGAtagaaagaacaaaattaGCTTGGACTTTCAAAACTTTGTGAATAGAGTCAATGATTTATGGGGACAATCTCAATTCAAGTCATTTGATTTAGAGTTTGATCAGCCATTGAGAGAACTTGGTTTTCATGGGGTGCCACATAAATCATCTGCATTCATAGTTCCAACATCAACCTGTCTTGTTGAGCTCATTGAATTACCATTTGTGGTAATCACCCTTGGCGAGATTGAAATTGTTAATTTGGAGAGAGTTGGTCTCGGTCAGAAAAACTTTGACATGACTATTGTATTTAAGGATTTCAAACGAGATGTAATGCGGATTGATTCAATTCCCACATCGTCACTAGATGGCATTAAGGAGTGGCTGGATACAACAGATATCAAGTACTACGAGAGTAGGCTAAATCTGAACTGGAggcaaatattaaaaacaatcACTGATAATCCTGAACAATTCATCGAGGATGGTGGATGGGAATTTTTGAACTTGGAGGCTAGTGATTCAGATTCTGATAATTCTCAGGAGTCAGATCAAGGATATGTCCCTTCAGATGTGCAATCGGACTCTGTCTCAGAGGAGGAAGATGATGACAGCGAGTCACTAGTGGAGTCCGAGGAAGGCGAAGAAGATGATTCTGATGAAGAATCTGAGGAAGATAAAGGGAAAACCTGGGAGGAGCTGGAAAGGGAAGCTAGTAATGCAGATAAAGAGAAGGGAAATGAATCAGATAGTGAGGAAGACcgaaaaagaaggaaaatgaAGGCTTTTGGTAAGTCTCGACCACCAGCAAGAAGACCAGGAGGAGGAGGCAGCCTCCCTAAGAAATCCAGGTTTAGATGA
- the LOC125201774 gene encoding 14-3-3 protein 2 — translation MMAREENVYMAKLAEQAERYEEMVEFMETVSGSLAENEELSVEERNLLSVAYKNVIGARRASWRIISSIEQKEESKGNEDHVATIKTYRSKIEKELCDICDGILKMLDQRLVPSASSGDSKVFYLKMKGDYHRYLAEFKTGADRKEAAESTLSAYKAAQDIANSDLAPTHPIRLGLALNFSVFYYEILNSPDRACSLAKQAFDEAIAELDTLGEESYKDSTLIMQLLRDNLTLWTSDVQEEGADEIKEASKAEEGQQQ, via the exons ATGATGGCACGAGAGGAGAACGTTTACATGGCAAAGCTGGCGGAGCAGGCGGAGAGGTACGAGGAGATGGTGGAGTTCATGGAGACGGTGTCCGGGTCTCTGGCGGAGAATGAGGAGCTGAGCGTGGAGGAGCGGAATCTGCTGTCGGTGGCTTACAAGAACGTAATCGGGGCGAGGCGTGCTTCGTGGCGGATAATCTCGTCGATAGAGCAGAAGGAGGAGTCCAAGGGAAACGAGGATCACGTGGCCACCATCAAGACCTATCGCTCCAAGATCGAGAAGGAGCTCTGCGACATTTGCGACGGCATTCTTAAGATGCTCGACCAGCGCCTCGTCCCTTCTGCTTCCTCCGGCGACTCTAAGGTCTTCTACCTTAAGATGAAGGGGGACTACCACAGGTACTTGGCTGAGTTTAAGACCGGCGCTGACAGAAAAGAAGCTGCTGAGAGCACTCTCTCAGCCTACAAGGCTGCTCAG GACATTGCTAACTCCGATCTGGCTCCCACGCATCCAATCCGACTTGGATTGGCTCTCAATTTCTCCGTTTTCTACTATGAGATTCTCAACTCCCCTGACCGAGCCTGTAGTCTTGCAAAACAA GCATTTGATGAAGCGATTGCTGAGTTGGATACCTTGGGCGAGGAGTCCTACAAAGACAGCACATTGATCATGCAGCTTCTTCGTGATAACCTCACTTTGTGGACCTCTGATGTTCAG GAGGAAGGTGCTGATGAGATAAAGGAAGCCTCCAAAGCTGAAGAGGGGCAGCAGCAGTGA
- the LOC125186647 gene encoding G-type lectin S-receptor-like serine/threonine-protein kinase At5g35370 — MGRPPVFLFPFYLFILCSLLSPSPALAGPISVPSIPINFTASYLQFIDNSGAFLASENGSFQARITNSKPESRSFYFVITHVASHTIVWAANRNRHISQSSQLRLTAEGLTLYNDSTHPIWSTPANPRPVSSMHLLESGNLLLLDSTNNILWQSFDSPTDLLVSGQTLPAGKSLVASSGDDGELSQGSYRLVVGDDDAVLQWNGMVYWKLSMDENAFRDTSLPVDFLMFNATGLFLMGGNGQKVVMKRIIKGNSPGLAFAKLDYKGLLSVVSFDSIDTSSNQVMEVPSDRCQIPMICKKLDVCSSGGSCRCAPGFHNDPRMNNGDCIPTDTSLVFPDSCNNHTDFKYLSLRSDLDYFSNDFTDPVIRDVNISLCQSLCSKNCSCLGVFFSQRFGSCYMITDYLGSMKSGSGDRVGYVKMVAVGVPNSDVKDNKPGFPTIVAVLLPSSAVLAIAVVVLVCLRRRLSRSKRDDEEMDLVSIPGLPVRIDYAELAEATENFKNQIGCGGFGTVYKGTLLDGSEVAVKKITCLGSQGKREFLTEIGVIGKIHHVNLVRLRGFCTHGPQKLLVYEYMMRGSLDRTLFQGDTVLDWKERCEIALGAARGLAYLHSGCEHKIIHCDVKPENILLHHKSQVKISDFGLSKLLTPEQSGLFTTLRGTRGYLAPEWLTSSAITDKSDVYSYGMVLLEIIRGSKNSTTRSNSSAAALSPCPSTWDSAGQQRVYFPLLALEMHVEGNYLELVDPRLAGQVRSHEVEKMVRIALCCVHEDPNLRPTMTNVVGMLEGVVPLVEPKLKSLNFLRFYGRRFAESSTMSEGTQPNQLMLYRQPTSSTSSTASYNSFSYVSSQQVSGPR, encoded by the coding sequence ATGGGCCGACCACCGGTTTTCCTCTTCCCCTTTTACCTCTTCATCCTCtgctctctcctctctccctctccaGCCTTGGCCGGCCCCATCTCCGTCCCATCCATACCGATCAACTTCACAGCTTCTTATCTCCAATTCATAGACAATTCCGGCGCCTTCTTGGCCTCCGAGAATGGCTCTTTTCAGGCCCGAATAACCAACTCCAAGCCCGAATCCAGATCTTTCTATTTCGTCATCACCCACGTCGCCTCCCACACGATTGTCTGGGCGGCCAACCGCAACCGCCACATCTCCCAGTCTTCTCAGCTCCGTCTCACGGCGGAGGGGCTAACTCTCTACAATGACTCCACCCACCCCATCTGGTCAACCCCTGCAAATCCCAGACCCGTTTCTTCTATGCACCTTCTCGAATCTGGAAACTTACTCCTCCTCGATTCCACCAACAACATCCTCTGGCAGTCCTTCGACTCCCCCACCGATCTGCTCGTCTCCGGCCAGACGCTGCCCGCGGGGAAATCGCTGGTGGCGTCGTCGGGCGATGACGGGGAGCTGTCGCAGGGAAGCTACAGGCTAGTCGTGGGCGACGACGACGCGGTGCTGCAGTGGAACGGGATGGTTTACTGGAAGCTCTCCATGGACGAGAACGCGTTCCGGGACACGAGTCTCCCCGTCGATTTCCTCATGTTCAACGCTACAGGTTTGTTCTTAATGGGTGGAAATGGCCAAAAGGTTGTCATGAAAAGAATCATTAAGGGAAATTCTCCGGGTTTGGCGTTTGCAAAACTCGATTACAAGGGATTGCTGAGCGTTGTGAGCTTTGATTCTATTGATACAAGTAGTAATCAGGTGATGGAGGTCCCCAGTGATAGGTGCCAGATTCCTATGATATGCAAGAAGCTCGATGTCTGCAGCAGTGGAGGTTCGTGTCGGTGTGCGCCTGGATTTCACAACGATCCTAGGATGAACAATGGTGATTGCATTCCAACTGATACTTCTCTTGTTTTCCCTGATTCCTGCAACAACCACACGGATTTCAAGTATCTTAGTTTGAGGAGCGATTTGGATTACTTCTCAAATGACTTCACCGATCCTGTGATCCGCGACGTCAACATTTCCTTGTGTCAGAGTCTGTGCTCCAAAAACTGCTCATGTTTGGGCGTTTTCTTCAGCCAGAGATTCGGGTCGTGTTACATGATCACAGACTATTTAGGCTCAATGAAGTCGGGCTCGGGAGACCGCGTCGGATATGTCAAAATGGTGGCTGTCGGAGTTCCAAACAGTGATGTAAAGGATAATAAGCCTGGTTTCCCAACAATCGTTGCGGTGCTATTACCATCATCGGCGGTTCTAGCAATCGCCGTTGTCGTCCTAGTCTGCTTAAGGAGAAGGTTGTCGAGATCGAAGCGGGATGATGAGGAGATGGATTTGGTTTCCATCCCGGGGCTGCCGGTGAGGATTGACTACGCGGAGCTGGCCGAGGCTACTGAAAATTTCAAGAACCAAATCGGCTGCGGCGGATTCGGAACAGTGTATAAAGGGACCCTCCTCGACGGAAGTGAGGTAGCGGTGAAGAAGATCACGTGCTTAGGATCACAAGGGAAGAGAGAGTTCCTCACTGAGATTGGCGTGATCGGGAAAATCCATCACGTCAATCTCGTGAGGCTCAGAGGCTTCTGCACTCACGGCCCGCAGAAGCTTCTTGTCTACGAGTACATGATGCGCGGCTCCTTGGATCGCACTCTGTTCCAAGGCGACACCGTTTTGGATTGGAAGGAGCGGTGCGAAATTGCGTTGGGGGCGGCTAGAGGGCTGGCCTACTTGCACTCCGGCTGCGAGCACAAGATCATCCACTGCGACGTCAAGCCAGAGAACATCCTCCTCCACCACAAATCGCAGGTCAAGATCTCCGATTTCGGCCTCTCGAAGCTGCTCACTCCAGAGCAGTCCGGTCTCTTCACGACCTTGAGAGGCACGCGCGGGTATCTCGCTCCAGAGTGGCTGACGAGCTCGGCCATTACGGACAAAAGCGATGTATATAGTTATGGCATGGTGCTGCTGGAGATCATAAGGGGAAGCAAGAATTCGACGACGAGGAGCAATAGCTCTGCTGCTGCCCTGTCTCCGTGCCCCTCAACATGGGATTCGGCAGGGCAGCAGCGCGTGTACTTCCCTCTCCTCGCGCTAGAGATGCACGTAGAGGGAAATTACCTGGAGCTGGTGGACCCAAGGTTGGCAGGCCAAGTCAGAAGCCACGAGGTCGAGAAGATGGTCCGTATAGCACTATGCTGCGTGCACGAGGACCCCAACTTGAGGCCCACCATGACGAATGTGGTCGGGATGCTAGAAGGCGTGGTGCCTTTGGTCGAGCCTAAATTGAAATCACTCAATTTTTTGAGGTTTTATGGACGTAGATTTGCGGAGTCGTCTACTATGAGTGAAGGGACACAGCCTAACCAGCTCATGTTGTATAGGCAGCCTACCTCGAGTACTTCTTCCACTGCTTCCTATAATTCTTTCTCCTATGTATCTTCACAACAGGTTTCTGGTCCCCGATAG